DNA from Ciconia boyciana chromosome 23, ASM3463844v1, whole genome shotgun sequence:
CTCCCCAATCAaccactatttttttccccaaattggCTGaacaagctattttaaaataattcctctaTTTCAGCAGAACTGCAAATTCACTTTCAATATATTAAATACAGTTACTAACAATACTATTGGAAATAGTCTTTCAAAACACATGATATCTTGGGTTATTTACCACATGATACCTGAAAGGCATACAACAGGGAAGTAACTTCAGGTCTGGAGACTACATAATTATCACCAAAGAGCAGCCTGCCACACTTGTGAAAAAAGTTCtagtgaaaattatttatgttgttGTTAATTAACCCATACATGGACATCGCTAAAAAGAACCCAGTCTACCAAGTAAGTGCGCTTCTCTCACGCCTGCTGTGAACTCCCTCACCATTTCCCGCAGATGAAGAGTAATCCCAATGCAGAAAGAGTGAAGGGATCATCACTGCAGAAAAGTGCCATACGTTTAACAAAAGGGAAAGTGACTCGACAGTCTCATCGAGACAAATTATTTGCAGGACAGACTGGTGATAGAAGATCTGACCCTCATTCTAGGccacaaaaaacaaacctagTAGGCCACTGCCTAACATCACCTGGGGCAGTGTGGATTACACAGGGTCCCTCAACATGACAAAGGAAAGGTgtttccagaaaaggaaaatgtgtctTGAGTGCAGCTTTTTATACTGACTGAGAGCAGGGTTAGGATATTCAGGCCAATAACCCAAAGGCCATACTAAGAAGCGGTGGGAGCTGGAGAACGggacagaaacacagcagcagaactgcaagCTGCACAAAACCAGGCACAACAAACGATACCACAGGTCAGGAAAGCAGCGCCCTGGCAAGAACACACGAGAAAAGCGAGCAGCACCTGTCAGCATACCTAACTCAACGCCCTGCTCTGGAAAGGTTAAACTCGCACAGGCTTTAAGCCCACTCTAAGAGTAATCACACCACAGCCTGCGCTAATTTTCATATACGCTTGTACACATTACACCAACTTAACAGATTTCCTTTTTACACGCCCCCATCCAGCTACAAGGCTTATCAAccaatgctgaaaaaaaacccccaaacctgaaAACTTATGTTTTCAGAACCAAACTAGCCACTAAAGTTGTGAAATTAAAGCTATTTTCATCACTTAAGATTTTCTTCAACTGTAATTAAAagattctttttcaaaaagccATTGGTTATAAGATTGTGTTTGAGATACTGTTActtcaaaaagcaattaaatacccctgaaagagaaagagcttCTTCAACAGGAACCAGGAATACTATGGTTATACATAGTATCTTCACGAGTAACTTTTGGGTTCAGCTCTGCTGAGCCTTCTGCTCTCCCAAAGAAtgccatggaaaaaaacagtatgaCGCTGCAGTGTCAGTAGTTTTATTCATATTATCAACACACGAATAAAGTGGGAAAGCATCTTCTGCTGTGACCCATTTCTCCAAAGCAAACTCCTGAACTCCTCGAGAGACCTTCTTTCGCATTGGATCAGCTTACAAAACACATGGTATTATTTGCTATTCCCTTACTCCCTCTGCAGATGCAGATTTGCCAATATAATTCAATATAGAGCTGTAGAAGGAGggaaagatgaaaggaagaagGTGACAAAGTTGTCTTATTACTTACTAGTTCAACAATTCCGCACAAGTTTTTTCCCCGACTGCTGATATCAAGATTTTCACTTGGATTTCAAGTTTCAAACTCGAGGTTTCTGGATTTGATGTTATaccactaagaaaaaaatactaactaCAACTTAGCTAAGTAATCTCTGTTAACAAAATCTGGAACAGAGAACACTTTGCTCTCCTGCATCCATCACAGCGAAGAGATGCAACCCTAACAAGAGGGTCACCCGACACAACAGCAAAACTACTAGAGATGGTTTAAAAGATGCAAGTGGTAATAACGAGTCAAACCCCACAATTCAGACAGCAGCAATTTCACGTTCGTTCGCAGTCACTGGGCTCACTGCACCACTAACACTcctggtttctgtttttcaccATTATATTGCATATTTTCACACGTTTTTCTCAAGCTGCAGCTTCCCTGATAACCTGTACCTGCTTTTTTCCTAGGGCAGTGACAGAGAGACTTTGTAAAGCCAAAACATACACCGAAAGCCAGAGTATTTCGCGAGAGACCCGTAGTTTGCAAGCAGATGCTAAGTTTTTACCGAACACCTAGGCAACTTTCACACAGAGACCGTGGTAGCTTTAAGACTTCCATACAGTTTTCCCTCCTTCTGAAGCTTGCTTTAGAGTCCAGGGCACCATAATCCATCCCTGAATTCAGCTCATCCTCCCGTTCCGCAGAGAAAGCGCCCTTTAAGAGCTCCTGGGTCCGCTGGATCACATGCCCCTCTTCCTATCAATTAGTCACTCTTTAACAGCTTTGCAGCCCTTTGACCGACGAGCTCCACGAACTGGCAAAATCACAACCCCGAGCTGGAGACGGGAGGCGAACCCCAGTCCCTCCTCAGCCCCgacctgctcctctcctcctccgcGCTGCCATGATAGCTGCCTCCCCACCGCACACACACCCCGCTCCGCCGGCGGCCCACCGTCAGTTCTCCCCGCCATCACCGAccccggggaaggggaggggaaggggggccCCGCAACAAACACCGCCGCCCCCCACTCCGCACagcagctccccccccccgccccccccttcacggcggggccccgcgggcggcgggacGGGCCTGCTGCCCCCTGAGgcggctcggggcggggggaaggcggCCGGCCCAGCTCGGTGCGCGGCCCCTCAGCGCCGGCGGCCTCCCGAGGCTCCCCTCAGGCGCCGAGCctccgcggggcgggcggcctCCCGCCCTTCCCCTCCGCCGCCTCAGCGCCGGCGGcctcccgccgctcccctccGCCGCCTCGGCGCCGGCGCCTCCCCGAGGCCCGCGACCCCTCAGGgccggccccccccccagccccctcaggGCCGGCGGCCCCCGGTCCCCCGCACCAGTTGGTCATGTCGAGGAAGAAGGCGCAGCCGGCGGGGCTGAGCTGGAAGCCGAGGAGCCGCTGGAACTCGCCGATCAGCACGTCCTTGTCGGTGGTGCCCAGGCAGCTGAACTTCTGCATCAGCTCCGCGTCCAGGTCCACGTCCATGCCCTCCATGGCGCTCAgcaggccccgccgccccggggccgcccgctgccgccgccgccgccgcctcagcgCCGCatgggggcgaggggggagcgcgggcgcgggggggggggggggggagggggcgcgggcgACGCCAGCCGCCGCCGGCACTGCGCAAGCGCCGCCCCGCCTCGCGCGAGGGGCACGCGGCCTATGACGCCACCGCGCCTGGCGGCGGGCGCGGTGGCGTCACCCCACGCGCGGCGTGGGGAGGGCGGAGCGTCGGCGGCGCGGGCAGCCCCCGGCGGAAGGAGACCCGCAAGGGCGAGGGGGTGGGGGCGCGTATGCAAATGAGCGCTTTGCATACGTCGGCGGGCGCCTCGCCTGACGCGGGGGCTCCGCGCGCACGAACGAGGCGGGCGGAGGCGTTGCGTCACGGGGCGGGGTAGATGTGCACGGCCCTCGGCCGCGCGCTTCCATATATggaggcggcgcgggcggcCAGCGCGCGTGTTTATGTATGCAAATTAGCCGCGGGCTCTGTGACGTCACGTGGCGCTATGCAAACGAGGCGGCGCAAAGCCtgccgggccggggaggggggctggcGCAGCCCCGCTCAGCGCGAGGGattttccccccccaaaatgaCGCTTTTTCCGTCATTCCCCTTTtgcagccccgcggccccgtGACCGGTAACGCCGCGCGTGTCCCCTGAAGGCGGTGGAGGCCCCGGGTTCGCGCCCCGCCAGCACCGGCGGGACAGGGGCTCGCACGACGCCCGCTATACGTCAGCGGTTTTAATGTCAATAAACTCTCACTGGTTTTTAACGCAAACCGGCCGCGTTACGTGGAGGTTTTTCCTTCCCTAGCTCAGTCCCGGGCCGGGCCGTCgagccgccccccgccgcggccccgggccccgctccgGAGGGAACAACGAGCAGAACGGGCctcggcgggagcgggggggggggagggggggtcgCGATCCCGGTGCCCGGCGCTGATGTAGGTTTGCAGGTGGATGAACGGTGGCGTCACCGGAGGAGTGACTGAGGGGAGCGGCGGAGGCCCCGCCTGCGAGGCGGGAAAAGCGAAGTCTGCCCGTGGCCTCTTTTGTCCCTTGCGGGCCGCCGTCGAGCACCGAGCCCGCCCTGCGCCGCCGCCGTCGTTCTACGGGAGCCGCCGGAGGTCAAGCGGCGGAAGGTGTCGCTGTGCGAGTGCGTCACTTCCTGGCGGCGCCGGTGGCGGGGAGCACCATGCCTAAGTGAGTGCGGCTTCGGCGGGCTCCGGCGCTGAGGGGGCGGCCGCGGGAGGCAGGGCCCGGAgccggggcgaggggctgccggggcgaggggctgcccgggcccggcggggagggggccggtTGGGCCCCGGGCGTGGTTTGGTGACCCCGGCAGGCGGTTTGTGCTTGTTCAGCCTCGGGAAGCGTGGAAATACGAGAGGAAGGGGTCCGGGGTGTCCCGGGGTGCGGGCCGGGGCGCTGGCAGGCTGGGCCCTGGGTGACCTTTTCGCGCAGCACCTCTTCCTTCGGCCGCCCCGGGCGCGGAGCGTTGTGAGGGGCTGTGTTTTAACGCCCACAGTGCAAAGTGGTTTCTTAATGACAAGAGTTTTCccttttcaggttttattgcGATTACTGTGACACATACCTCACCCATGACTCGGTAAGTGCTAAGTCTTCTGCGTTGATTCCTCGTCTGTATCAAGCGtgttaaaagaaaacttaagtAGGCTAAAGCCAGGTTACTTGAAATATTACGACATCCTACTTGTTTAACTTCTTTCCTCTCCTACTTctttgcaaaaaagaaatgagaacgGGAGGAATTTGAGCGTCGCTAGCATTCAGCAGGCAAGGGCAGCTGACGCTCGTGGCTGCCTATGAGTGTTGTGGTGAGTTAGGAGGAGACAGCTGGCTGGGTGTCAGGGCAACCTCTTACTTGAACTGGAGTCTCAACACATAATTTATATGTAAAGGTTTTGCATGTCACCTGTCCTTTGACTGGGTGCAGAAACCATCTGATTTTATACTGCTAAAATgcatatgtttaaaattatacaacGGTTCCCAGTAAGCTTTGGGTTTATGTGCTCTTTCTCAGCCCTCCGTGAGAAAAACCCACTGCAGTGGCCGAAAACACAAAGAGAATGTGAAAGACTACTATCAAAAATGGATGGAGGAACAAGCTCAGAGCCTGATTGACAAAACAAGTAAGGCTAATCCTTCTGTGACCCCGGATTGCTCTCCTGTTACTTCCCCTATCTTTCCTCtagctgtttttcttccatgtcGATTCTTCCTCGCTTTCCTGGTGAGTCTTTGCTTTGTGAATTGTGAGTGAAAACTCAGCTTAGAATCTGAATCTTGAACTTGTCAGAGTGTGGGCTTCTGCGTAAGAGACCGAGGGCTCTGCCTGAGGGGCTGTTGCAAGCAGGCATTTACTGCTGTAAATGGTTGTAGATACCACTGCCCTTAGTGCTGCTGGTAACATTGTACAAGGTCACGtaacacatttttgctttttggtagTAGCATGTTTATGTAAAGAGCATGAATAAGAAATCCAAAAGATAGGAAATGGATGTTAAAATGTATggatttttgcatcttttttttttaaatgctgtagtTACTTGCCCTCAGTTCTCTAGggatattgattttttttttctctcttgctattAAGGGCTTGAATAAAGTGTGAAGTGTTTCCTGTCAGTTTATAGGATTCTTTTCCTCTCGCTTGTCCTCTGAATAATGgttcttttctctgtgaaaagaaatacaaatgccaGATTAACTTTATGGCAACTTTCTTTAgatcatagaatatctcaggttggaagggacccataaggatcacgGAGTCCAACTCCCTGTTCCTCGCaagactacctaaaactaaaccatatcACTGAGAGCGTTGTCCAGgtgctccttgaactctgacaggcttggtgctggaccgcttccctggggagcctgttccatGGACCACCCCccctctcagccttttcctaatgcccagtctgaacttcccctgacgcagcttcattccattttccTTGTGTCCGTTTTCCTCGTGATGCTTCCAACTTTCACATCTTTTGCCTTCCTTCTAGTCGATTCCCAGTCTTTtgaatttcttctcttccctctcacATAAGatgtttttcatgctttttgtcACCTAAGTCATTGCCTTATTACCATTTTCAAGATAGCATGTCTTTACCTAATGATCCCAGGTGAAAGCTGCAGCTGCAAATCACgtgatgtattttctctgccATCCGCCTTCCCGTTAGGTGTGTGAAATTCATCAAGGAGCAATCTAGTCTCAGCTGGAGTAATTACTGTAATAATTGTCTTCAAGAATATCAGGTGCTTCCGCCATGACAAGCAGCATAAACCAGGGATTTGTTCCAGAGTTAGAACAACTGAGCACGCAGCATGATGTGAAGTATGCTCTGACCGCGTGGCATGAGAAGGAAGATTGACTCAGGAGCTTCCTCAGCCTAGTAACTGGTTTTTCTCCTGggattctttctttccttttttttttttcttttcccccccaaTGTAGCGGCTGCATTTCAGCAAGGGAAAATCCCACCTACACCGTTCTCGGCACCACCTCCCGCAGGAGCCATGATACCACCTCCTCCCAGCATCCGTAAGTCTGAACTGGACAGTTTTTGACTGGGACAGCAGCCCTCTTTAGCTATGTTGCATGTTTCCTGGACTTGTAAAGAAAAGTCCTTTTAGCTTGGAATCAAGCTAAGACATTTTTTGCTCGTGAATACCAAAATGTGAGAGAATGCTTTGTAAGAGTGTTTTGGCAACCATTTTAGTCTTTAGTTAGTCTTATTTTAGTAATGTTGAGTACGTTAATAGAAATGTGTGCCGCCTCATTACTTGCTAGCTGCTGTGTAGATAGCTTCATTAAAACTTCCAGcatggggtttggttttgttttggtgtgtttgggtttttttttgttttttttgttttttaaatagaatagGATTGGTAACCTTCTTTTGCACTTCAGCTGGCAAACGGCTGAGATCCCTTTCTGCTTAGAGTCCTGCTGTTGGAAGTGGTAGTCATCTGCATTAAGTATGCAAAGTTGGAAATAATAGCTAGCGTATTCTTTCTCTGGTTCACTTTTTGGCACCTGAAGTCAGAGttgaaactgaaaatgaaggCAGATGGTTGTAAAGCAATCTAAGACACCTTAATTACTAAAATGTCCTGTAAAGTTTATTAACTGCTTCGCATTGCACGTTGTTGATGAGTGGGAAAGCAGCCAGATGCGTAACCAATCTGTCTATGTGTTCAGCTGGCCCCCCACGGCCTGGCATGATGCCAGCCCCTCATATGGGTGGACCACCGATGATGCCAATGATGGGCCCACCCCCACCAGGAATGATGCCCGTTGGACCCGGTAAGTCTGGAGAGAGGTAAATCTCTAATTGAGGTACTGCGTGGTCTGGTTTGCAGGGTGTTTGGGTTATATTTTCTGTCTCGCTGGGCAGTAGGGAGTTGTGAAAGGAACTCGGCGGAAGACGTGAAGCAGCTGCAGTACTTGGGCGCTCGCTGTAGTGATGCGCTCTGTTTATACATGCACTAGTTCATAGCTTGCGTCTCTTCGGACATCATATTAGACGCAGCGTGGATGGACAGCCCCAAGCATCAAGCTGTGGAAGTATTTCAGTTTGCATATACTATGTACACGTGTTTGCCAATCCATTATCTCTGCATGGCGAGACGTAAAACAGTCTTACAACTGCTGATTAAAGTTCCTGTAGTACTTGTTGAGAGTTACTAGTCCCTGTGTACAGCTGAAATTATCACTCTGGTAAATTGTAGCTTTTCTGCCTCTAGTCTTAGCAGTACAATCTTTAATTGTTTAGGAATTCTGTGTTTGAAGCACTTCCATTTTTGCACAAGGGGTACATTTCAGCACTAAATgaattttattgtttaaaatgtctCAAGATAATGTGTTCCAGAGAAACGACGTGccttaaagtttttttttcagaactgcaaAGGCAAACTAAAATGTCTTTGATCCATTCCGCTTTTGAGCTTACTGGCATTTGAAGAATTCTCAGAGGACATCTTATTGAAGCAGTTACTGGAACAAATCTAAAGGAATACACACGTGCACACTGAAATTAGTGAAGTGTCTTTGCAATTATTGTCTTGCTGGTAGAAACTGTTctttaagtgttttttaaagGCATGAAATACGTGCATAATCTGCGATATTAGGCAGCATAGTGGCTGCCCGAAAATTAATTGGGAAGTTGGATGGAAACcattatttcagtgctttttagTAGAGCGCCTGCTTTTCCTTGGTAATGCTGTTACCCAGCTGTAAGAAGTACACCagtctttttttcaaacacactTAACTGGAGgatttcatgcttttttccaaatgaactTTTCAATTCCATAATTAAGCTAGTGTCTCTCTTGAGtggctgaaaataatttatcagtGAATATTGTCAAAAGCGGGCCTATAACCCAGGAGCTGGGTTCTTCCTCTACTAATTGCTAATATCCTTCAGGGAAATGTAATCCATCTCAGCCAGCTTCCAGATCAAAGCTTCCAGACTTGTAACATGAAAGTTGCCTGgagaatgggggagagaacctGCACGCTGTGTTGATGTGACTCGGCAGTCACTACTCCCGAGAGCTCTTCCCTAACGTCCTCTCTTTCCCCTTGTAGCTCCAGGGATGAGGCCACCGATGGGAGGACACATGCCGATGATGCCAGGGCCCCCAATGATGAGGCCACCCTCCAGACCCATGATGGTGCCAACCAGGCCGGGAATGACCCGTCCAGACAGATAAAGGTGGAAATGGAGCTAGCCTTTCTTTTTCGTATTACGATCTTCCATACGATAAAATACCGTAGACCGATGTTCCTAGGATTTTGTATCAAAACAGTGTGTAGAGGAAATCTGCCGTCATTTCAGATTGCAGACGGTTTGACCTAGATGCACACTGGACTGATGCTTTTATACCTggtctggtttttttgttggtttgtttgtttgtttttccccccattGAATCGTAAAAGACAACAATAAAACATTGATGCTGGTTTACATACGGAGAATCTGAGCCTTACTCTGTGTGTGGTTTTTCTGCATGGCAGAAAGAGATGTCAGTTCTCTTTGTTCCCTCTCTACCTGTCTTGCGCGGAATTTTTCAGGGTTGTTTTTCTCCTTAGTCCTTATGTAGTCTCTCTTTTTCACGTCATACCCCTCGAGAGGTGTGTTACTATCTGCGTTTTGAGTTCTTGTTTCAAAACAAGTATGcgtgtttttaattaaaaaaaaaaaacctgacaaaaaGTGACATCAGAAAAGACTGCTGGGACATCTCTAACTGGGGAGACTGCAACATGAAGTGACTTTACTAGCATGAAATAGGttgaatttaataaaatgttgatTCTCCACAGAGGGAAGCAAAGAGATGCTGTTAAAAGGCTACTTCTTACAGTAATTGTTTTGATGCTGCCAaacatatttctgcttttctgttgctACTGGGGCATCTGCATGGACACTTTTAATTACGTTATTGGAGCTGTTGCATCAGTAGTTATTAAAGCTCAGTTCCCTTCTTAGCATAAAGGGATGTGTTCTTGAAGACATATCCCAGACCCTTTAGTTTATtaaaaggattttgcttttgGTGAGCCGTACGTAATGCAGGTGCACAATTCCAACTgaattaaaagaatttattctctttgcatcaccagctgctctctgcatgTCGCTTGTCATCCGTTTCAGTCTGCAGAACTGTCCAACTCCTTCTCGGCATATTTG
Protein-coding regions in this window:
- the SNRPC gene encoding U1 small nuclear ribonucleoprotein C isoform X2; this translates as MPKFYCDYCDTYLTHDSPSVRKTHCSGRKHKENVKDYYQKWMEEQAQSLIDKTTAAFQQGKIPPTPFSAPPPAGAMIPPPPSIPGPPRPGMMPAPHMGGPPMMPMMGPPPPGMMPVGPAPGMRPPMGGHMPMMPGPPMMRPPSRPMMVPTRPGMTRPDR
- the SNRPC gene encoding U1 small nuclear ribonucleoprotein C isoform X1 — protein: MPKFYCDYCDTYLTHDSPSVRKTHCSGRKHKENVKDYYQKWMEEQAQSLIDKTIAAAFQQGKIPPTPFSAPPPAGAMIPPPPSIPGPPRPGMMPAPHMGGPPMMPMMGPPPPGMMPVGPAPGMRPPMGGHMPMMPGPPMMRPPSRPMMVPTRPGMTRPDR